One Akkermansiaceae bacterium genomic region harbors:
- a CDS encoding SurA N-terminal domain-containing protein has protein sequence MIENMRKYTGLMVVVFILLGAGFLFTMNDIGTSSGGGMGSGPTYLEAAGRSLDQQEYRRMGDSTLQLASEAGLHTYVNFLMVPDARQLQQAMQLMRYGYPNYYITMGRNLTSQDFNRFIANRIIIQKAIEDMGIYASDEEVSETIKTSQRFAPDGKFNEADYATFVDKRLGKLGMTEKDLREVVRENLCLNKLIEIIGGGLLAPRNAVRDQLEAQLQTITLARIVFNRDDFVEKEDPTEEEIKAYWETHQDAYKTEEQRRINYFLIDLPAAEKEELPAPIPPLAADATEEQKKAHAEADKARTEAIAKAKAEKDEANAKAGKELRKQINDISQKVYDRMEDKLPLNFEEILAESNHTLVKTGLFTQANMPKEIADLTLRGNVNQGRSLAEEIFGTANSKDPYDLISDPLPVGEHGWIIYTLEEVVVPELLDYAAARNKARAQLIAENGSKKVKEAAKAARDAIVELMKSGKSFDAAAKEKGLVPVQVGPFSLSGVAPKDEPSFRLLHQKASGLNPGEVSETIDENDRSLFFYVDKREIEDTEESKRRIDFSIENNKNELMILTFLNWINHQYQSAEVKGLATQEQ, from the coding sequence ATGATTGAAAACATGCGCAAATACACCGGCCTGATGGTCGTCGTCTTCATCCTGCTCGGAGCAGGATTCCTGTTCACCATGAACGATATTGGCACCAGCAGCGGCGGTGGTATGGGCAGTGGCCCGACTTACCTCGAAGCCGCCGGCCGGTCACTTGACCAGCAGGAGTATCGCCGGATGGGCGACAGCACCCTCCAACTCGCCTCGGAAGCCGGACTGCACACCTACGTCAACTTCCTGATGGTGCCCGACGCCCGCCAGCTCCAGCAAGCGATGCAACTGATGCGCTACGGCTACCCGAATTACTACATCACCATGGGGCGCAACCTCACCAGCCAGGACTTCAACCGTTTTATTGCCAACCGGATCATCATCCAGAAAGCCATCGAAGACATGGGGATCTATGCCAGTGACGAGGAAGTCAGCGAGACCATCAAGACCTCCCAGCGCTTTGCTCCCGATGGGAAATTCAACGAGGCTGACTACGCCACCTTTGTCGACAAGCGCCTTGGCAAACTCGGTATGACCGAAAAAGACCTGCGCGAAGTTGTCCGCGAGAACCTCTGCCTGAACAAACTCATCGAAATCATCGGTGGTGGCCTGCTCGCACCGCGTAATGCCGTGCGCGACCAGCTTGAAGCCCAGCTGCAAACCATCACCCTGGCCCGCATCGTTTTCAACCGCGACGACTTTGTCGAAAAAGAAGACCCCACGGAGGAGGAAATCAAAGCCTACTGGGAAACCCATCAGGACGCCTACAAGACCGAGGAACAACGCCGTATCAACTACTTCCTGATCGATCTGCCGGCAGCGGAGAAGGAGGAGCTGCCCGCCCCCATCCCCCCCCTCGCCGCCGATGCCACCGAAGAGCAGAAAAAAGCCCACGCCGAAGCCGACAAGGCACGCACGGAGGCTATCGCCAAAGCCAAGGCGGAAAAAGACGAGGCCAACGCCAAGGCTGGCAAGGAACTCAGGAAACAAATCAACGATATCTCCCAGAAGGTCTACGATCGTATGGAGGACAAGCTGCCACTCAACTTCGAGGAAATCCTCGCTGAGAGCAACCATACCCTGGTCAAAACCGGGCTCTTCACCCAAGCCAACATGCCCAAGGAAATTGCCGACCTCACCCTGCGCGGCAATGTCAACCAAGGCAGGTCGCTGGCCGAGGAAATCTTCGGAACCGCGAATTCGAAAGACCCCTACGACCTCATCTCCGACCCACTCCCCGTGGGTGAGCACGGCTGGATCATCTACACGCTCGAAGAAGTGGTTGTCCCCGAGCTTCTCGATTACGCAGCGGCACGCAACAAGGCACGCGCCCAGCTCATCGCCGAGAACGGCTCCAAGAAAGTCAAGGAAGCGGCCAAGGCTGCCAGGGACGCCATCGTCGAGCTGATGAAGTCCGGTAAGAGCTTTGATGCCGCTGCCAAGGAAAAGGGCCTCGTACCGGTCCAGGTAGGCCCCTTCTCCCTGAGTGGCGTCGCCCCCAAGGACGAGCCCAGCTTCCGTTTGCTTCATCAAAAAGCCAGCGGCCTCAACCCGGGTGAGGTCTCCGAGACCATCGACGAAAACGACCGCTCCCTGTTCTTCTACGTCGACAAACGTGAAATCGAGGACACCGAGGAAAGCAAGCGACGGATCGATTTCTCCATCGAGAACAACAAAAACGAACTTATGATCCTCACCTTCCTGAACTGGATCAATCACCAGTATCAGTCAGCCGAGGTCAAAGGCCTCGCCACCCAGGAGCAATAA